A window of Ictalurus furcatus strain D&B chromosome 18, Billie_1.0, whole genome shotgun sequence contains these coding sequences:
- the c1qb gene encoding complement C1q subcomponent subunit B, protein MVSLSVYALLPVSVLLWLVSPSISDKCDSSFGFSGVPGIPGTPGTNGKSGPKGAKGDPGEDTQPVRGAKGELGAPGRPGRPGLKGDEGAPGAPGLKGPEGSKGSFQTISNVNPAFFSNKRRPNSRTSITQNKIIEFEDLVSPEKPGETLRDSLFTAQQPGIYYFVYHVSALHTACLCIKKTDTVVLTMCDFSQGVMLTSGSVVLDLKLMDTVGVYVCTKSSQIISKDADNTFTGVLLFPS, encoded by the exons ATG GTGTCCTTGTCAGTGTATGCCCTTTTACCTGTCAGCGTTTTGCTGTGGCTTGTGAGCCCCTCAATCTCAGACAAATGTGATAGCTCGTTTGGGTTCTCTGGTGTGCCAGGCATCCCAGGAACTCCTGGTACTAATGGAAAAAGTGGACCAAAGGGAGCAAAAGGAGATCCTG GTGAAGACACACAGCCGGTGAGGGGAGCCAAGGGTGAACTGGGTGCTCCTGGACGCCCTGGTAGACCTGGCCTCAAGGGGGATGAAGGGGCACCTGGTGCACCAGGACTAAAGGGTCCAGAGGGTTCAAAAGGATCTTTTCAGACGATTTCAAATGTTAATCCGGCATTTTTCTCTAATAAAAGAAGGCCTAATTCCAGAACTAGTATAACccaaaataaaatcattgaATTTGAAGACTTGGTCTCTCCTGAGAAGCCTGGTGAAACACTGCGCGACAGTCTTTTCACAGCCCAACAGCCAGGCATTTATTACTTTGTGTATCATGTGTCTGCATTGCACACTGCTTGCCTGTGTATTAAGAAGACGGACACAGTAGTATTGACCATGTGTGATTTTTCACAAGGGGTGATGCTGACCTCTGGGTCTGTGGTCCTGGACCTGAAGCTAATGGACACTGTGGGTGTGTATGTCTGCACTAAATCAAGTCAGATCATCAGCAAAGATGCAGATAACACTTTCACTGGCGTCCTGCTATTCCCATCATAA